Within the Leptotrichia sp. oral taxon 498 genome, the region TTTCTTTTATTTTAGCAATAGTTGCTCTTATTTTGGGTTACGCATTTTACAGTAAATTTGTAGAAAAAGTTTTTGGAATAGAACCTGATAGAACACCACCCTCAATTGAATATTACGACGGTGTCGATTATGTGCAAATTAGCACTCCAAAAGCATTTTTGATTCAATTCTTAAATATTGCTGGAACAGGACCGATATTTGGAGCTATTGCAGGTGCTTTGTGGGGACCAGCCGCATTTTTATGGATTGTCTTTGGATGTATATTTGGAGGAGCAGTTCACGATTTCTTGATTGGTATGCTTTCGCTTAGGAATAAGGGAAGCAGTATTGGAGAACTTGTCGGACAAAATTTAGGTGTTGTCATGCAGCAGATTATGAGAGTTTTCTCAATTGTTTTACTTATTTTAGTTGGAGTGGTATTTATCAAATCACCTGCTGATATTCTTCACAATTTAATTCCAGGTGTAAGTGCCATGACTTTTACAATTATTATAATTGCTTATTATATTTTAGCGACAATTCTCCCACTTGATAAAATCATTGCCAAAATTTACCCAATCTTTGGTTTTGCATTGTTATTTATGGCGATTGGTATTGGGACAATGCTAATTTACGGGCAATTTAAAGGTGCTTTTGCAATTCCTGAAATTACTGAAATTTTTAAAGGAAATCCGCATCCTAAAGGAACTTCAATGTTTCCCTACTTATTTATTTCAATAGCCTGCGGTGCAGTAAGCGGTTTCCATGCTACTCAATCCCCAATGGTTGCACGTTGCCTAAAAAATGAAACTGAAGGAAGAAAAGTTTTTTATGGTGCCATGATTTCAGAAGGTGTAGTTGCGTTAGTATGGGCTGCCGCTGCGATGACAGTTTTTGGCGGAATTAAGGAACTTGCCGCTGCCGGAACTCCTGCAGTTGTTGTAAATAAAGCATCTGTTCAATTGCTTGGTGTATTTGGGGCATTTCTAGCTGTACTAGGTGTTGTTGCTTGTCCTATTACTTCGGGAGATACTGCCTTTAGAGGTTCAAGATTAATTATTGCTGATATTTTCAAAATTAAACAGGCTCCAATAAAAAACAGATTTTTAATTGCAATACCTTTATTTGTCGTTGGTATTTATTTAACAACTATTGACTTTAACATTATTTGGAGATATTTTGCATGGGCAAACCAAACTTTGGCGGCGGTTTCATTATGGACTGCAACAGTATGGCTTGTTAAAAAAGGAAAACCATTCTTATTCGCATTAATTCCTTCAATGTTTATGACAATGGTTGTTACAACTTATATCATAATCGCTCCAGAAGGATTTGTAAGATTTTTCAAAAATGTGCCTGTTCATACTATTGAATTTTACGGTACTTTAATCGCAAGTATAGTTACAATTATCTGCACAGCATTATTATTTAACTACAAGCATCATTTACACGGAAAATCTCATCACGCTGGACATTTAAACGTTGCAAAATAAATAGGCTAAACAAAAAATACAGTCAAACAAGGTTTTATTCAAAAATCTTTGCTTGACTGTTTTATTATATTCTCTATTATTTCAAGGGATTCCAGCTTCTTTCAACGCTTTTTTGCATTTCATTCACATTTTGAGGCGAACCTTCAACACTTAGTGAACTACTCCCGCTTTTAGAAGCGGGAGCTTCTTGGGAAGTATCTGCTTTTGCTAGCCAAATATATTTACCAAGCTCTTCGGGTAGTTCCTACCCTGTCTTCTTTTATTTTCTTAATATTTCAACATCGCTTTTCCAATGTTTCTTATATTCAATGCCGCATTGTAATCTCTATCAATTTCAATCCCACAGCATTCACATTTATAACTTCTTTCTGATAATTTCAGCTCCTCTTTAACGTTTCCACATCTACTACAAGTTTTCGACGATGGAAACCACTTATCTATCTTCAAAAATTGCTTTCCTAAAAACATCAGTTTATACTCAACCATCCTCAAAAACATTCCCCATCCATTATCTCCTACACTTTTCCCAAAATTTAATGCCTGACTCATCCCTTTTATATTCAAATCCTCAACAACCACAGCATTATACGCTTCAGACAATTTTTTTGATAATTTATGCAGAAAATCTCTTCGACAATTCTTGATATACTCATGTAATTTTGATATTTTCATTTTTTGTTTATACCAATTTTTAGAAAATTTTACTTTTCTCGATAATGATTTCTGTAATTTCTTCAATTTTTTCTCCAACATCCTAAAATATCTTGGATAATCAGCCCTTTGGTTTTCAGAACTGACAAATAATTCAGACATTGAAAAATCAAGTCCAATCACTTTATCATTACTTGGATTTTTTTGAATTTCTTTTTCAAATTCTGTCAAGATGGAAACATAGTAATTTCCATTACTGTTTGTCAATGTTACTGACTTTATCTCGTAATCCTTTGGTATTTCTCTATGATATTTTAATTTAACTTTTTTCAATTTTGGCAAAACCAAATATTTTGTTTCCTCAATTCGTATTGAATTATTCACACAATTTGTCGTGTAACTTTTAACATTATTCTTTTTAGATTTGAACCTTGGAAACTTTGCTCTCTTCTGAAAAAAATTCGTAAACGATCGTTTTACATTCAATTGAGCATTTGAAAGTGCCAGACTGTCTACTTCTTTCAAAAATTGGTTTTCACTTTTCAAACCGGCAGGTGTAATTATTTTATTTTTTCCAGTCTCTTCATAAAATTTATTCGCAGTATACAAAATCGTATTGTAGACAAAACGAACACATCCAAAAGTCTTGTTTATCAATAATTCCTGATCTTTATTTGGATAAATTCTGTATCTGAATGCTAAATTATATTTCATAAAATTACACCTCCTTTTGATTTTGAATATATTTTTTAATTATCTCTAACGGTGCACCTCCGACACTTACAACTAAGTAACTTCTACTCCAAAAATATTCTTTCCACAATCTTCCCCTTATTTCAGGAAATTCTTTTTTTATCAACCTGCTGGAAGCACTTTTGTAAGTATTTACAAATTTAGAAAGTTCAGTATTAGGCATAGCATTAATCAACATATGAATATGATCAACATCATGTTCCCATTCTTTAAGAACAATGTTATACTTCGGACATATTTTTTCAAAAATCTCTTTCAATCTATTAGAAATTTCATCATTAATGACTTCTCTTCGATATTTTATACAAAAAATCATATGATAATTTATATCAAATACTGAATGATAATTGCTATTATATGACATTATTATTACCTACTTTTATATTATTTCACTGAATAAATTATATCATAAATATATCCTTTTTTCAATTTTTTTTACAAAAAAAGCAATTCATCTCCCGCTTGTAGAAGCCGGAGAACTTCTTGCTATCTTTTGTTAAAAAATATAGTAATTTTAGTTTAAAACATAATCAGAAAGTTTCTTTTTACATATTTTTATTCTCATTTTTAAGTGGATTGACTACAATTCCCACTTTATTATTCATAAATTAATACTCTGAACATTTTATAATCAGTTGCAGTATAAAAATTATAATTCCAAATATCATCCAAAAATTTGATTTTTTTCTTTTATAAGTTTCTTCCTTTATATTTCTGCCTTTAGAATTTTTTTCTATAAAATATATCAAATCGTTATCATATTCAATTTCATAATTTTTTTCTGAAATTTTATCGCCCGTATATTCTCCCATTTCTTCCAGAAAATCCTGTGCATCTCTTATTGCTTCTCTCCCAAGTTCAATCAATCCTGTTTCATTTAATACTTTAAATGCCCATTCCTTTGATTTGTTCCCATTTTCATGTCTATTATTGTAATATATCATATCACTAATTGCAGGAGCATATTTCATATTAGCAGCTTTTTCATATAGCTTGTATGCTTCCTCTTCACTTTTTCCAAATTCCTTACTGCATTCATAAAGTATCCCAAGTTCATAAATAGATTTTACATCTCCCATTTCCTGCCCAATTTTATACCATTTTTCAGCTTCTTTCTCATTTTCTTCAATCGTATCAAAATATTTCCCCAGTTCATAAGCTGCCTCTTTCACTCCTAAAGAATAAGCCTTTTCATACGTATCTTTGGCTTTTTCTCCATTGCCTGCAACATAATATGATTTTGCAAGTAACAAATATCCTCTTTCATTATACTGTGTTGCTTCAAGAAACAGTTTTTTAGCATTTCCCTTATCTTTCTTTTCCAAAAGTTCATTTCCCTGATTAATCAGTTCCACATATTTTCTGTCTTTTTCATTTCCAAGCATAAATTCAATATTCTTGATTATTTCAGAATTCAATCCCATAATTTGCTTTTCATTTAACAATTTTTCCTGCCATTCTAGTATTTTTTCTCTTTTATTCTGCTTAAAGTAAATTCTTACAAGATTGTATATTAATTCAGCATTTTTTGTATCAGCAATTTTTAAATAAATACTTTCAGCTTCTTCATAATCCTTCTTTTCTTCAGCAATTTTTCCTAGCCTAATTATTGAATTAATTTCGCCATTTTCCGCACCTGCCACATACCAGCCTTTTGCAATTTCATAATTTCCCGATTCTTCTTCAATCAGCCCTATGTAATACATAGCCTCCTTTATTCCTGAATTGTATGCCAAATTTAATGCGTTTACAGCGCTTTGGTTATCTTTCTCACAATAATAGTAATACTTTCCAAGCTCGTAATTTGCTCTTTGGCTGAATTTCAAGGATTCAGCTATTTTATCCCTTGCTTCTCCAAAAAATCCTGACATTATAAATATATTCGCTGTTCTAATATTTTCTTGATATTCCTCGCTTTCCTTTTTATCATATTCTATAAAATCTTTCCCATAATCTTCTGTAACAATATCATCCAACGAAACTATCTTCACGCCAAATGTATCTACATTCGATGTCTTTCCATTTTGTTTAGGCACACTTTCCGAAGAAATCCTATTTTCATTATAAGCACTTTCGCTAAAACTCGCTCTTTCTTCAGCTTCATATTTTTCAATTTCACGAACTTTTCTTTTTCTTTTTTCCCTCTCCTGCATTTCTCTCGAAAAGTCATCAATTTCATCCATTTTTTTACGATTTCTAAAATTCATTATTATCAAAATTACAATTCCAATAACTACGATTAATATCGATATTAATATTTCCATATTTTACCTTCTACTCCTGCCGTCTAACTTATTATTTCTCTTTTCTCCTGCACTCGCTGTTATATTTACGATTTTATCCATTATCTTAAACATTATCAATTCAAAATCTATTTTTATCATTCAATGTAAATATGTCCAATATAACGCTCATTATTTTTTATTATTTTCTTCCAAAATCTTTTATTTTCAAAAAAACAAAAACTATGACAGCACAAAAAATAAAAAACACCTCAAGATTACCAGCGTTATTATTGCTATCAATACAATCCTGTCTTTCCTTTGCATCAACAATACTTTCACAACTTCTCTGTCTTGAACTTCCTGAATGAGATCCGTGACTTCTCCAAAAAGATGACGAATTTTCTTGCTCATCATCACCAGACTTTTTAGATTTCCCATTTCCTTCTCCATCTGAATGTCCACTTGAATGCTCTCCACTACTATGTTCTCCACCATAATGTCCACTATAATGATAACTTCCACTACTTCCATGTGAATGACTATGCCCTCCACCGTGAGAATGTCCGCCACCACCTCTTCTTACTAATTTTTCCATTTCGACCTCACTTTCTTCAATCTTTTTCATTTTTTTCAATTTCTGCAATCTCAAAAATTCAATTTTTCATTCATTTTTTCAATTCTTTCACATCATATTTTCTCATATTTTCATATTCATAAGACTGATTAATACCATTCATAAATATATCTCTACTTTCCACATCTTCCGTCAAATTCTCCTTTAAAAGCATCTTTAGTTCCAAATCATTAATCACACTTCTTTTCATTGCCGATAAATAATTATTTTTACTGATATTTTGCCAATTCGCACACATTCCAAGCCTTTTTATCAACATCTGATTCAGCCAAATCCTAGTCGTTTTTCCATTTCCCTCATAAAACGAATACATTATATTCATCTCAACATATTTTTCAATTATTTCCTCAAAATTATTTTCAGGCATTTTAGAAACTGTCTTTAAATTATCTTCAAGATACATCGCACGACAAAACACAGTATCGCCTTTCCGAATATCATGTTTCCGTATTTTTCCTGCAGTTCCATAACATTCCTGAAACAAATATCTATGTATTTCCTTCAAGCCTTCAAAGGTTCCCACTTGAATTTTTTTCAATATCCTATTATCAAATGACTCTTTTGTCCGTTTTTTACTCAAAAATTCTTCATCATCTTGTGAAACTAGCCTTTTTAAAATTTTGTCACTTTCATTTTCCCAGCTGTATTTATTATTTACCATTTGCTTTTCCCTTTTTTCCTAAATATAGTTATCAAGAATAGTATATAATTTTTTTTATAATTTTTCTACCTATTTTTTATATTTTCCGAAAAAGTCCCAGTCAAAATCTGAATGATTCTCAAAATATTTATTACTACGTTTTTTACTCCTTCTTTATTTTTTATCTTAATATTTGTCGTAATATACTATGAAATTTATGATACTAAAAAAGACTAGAATTTTTTATATTTTTTCTAGCCTTTTTTAATTAAATATAACTTTTTTTGTATTAATTCCTATATTCTATTCTTTATTTTTCTTACCATTAAATAATTTATCAAGCATTAAACCAGTTTCTCCATATTTCATTTTACTTAACAAGGGACTTGATTTTATAATTTTACTACCATTTTTACACTCTTTTTTTATTGCTTTTACTATCTCTTCTGGTCCAGCGTAAGTTCCTATTACACCTGGATTAACCTTAATCGTAAATTCTCTTCCAAAATTAACAAATTCATTAGTAACTTGATCATTTATTTCTTCTGGTAAATCTTTATTTTCTTCTACTGCTTTTTGTATCAAAGATAATTTATATAGATGTGAACATTCTTCACTTCCAAATTCTTCAAAGTTTTCTTCCAAAGAACTCAAACCTTTTATATTTACTTTATATTTTTTATTTTCATTATCCCGAAAAATAAGATTTATTGATTTGTTTTCTATTAATTCATTTTTTTTCTCACTAGTATTATTATTGTGTCCACATTCAACCAAAAATAGCAATAATAAAATTATAAAAAATATTTGACCTCCTTTTTTTAATTTTCTTCTCATAGTCTACTCTCCTTAAATTAAAATCAAAATATTTTTTTATTCTTGTGGACGTACTTTTTTTATTTCTTCATATTCTTGCTCAGTTATATTTCTTTTAGTTAACAAATCATAATATGTCACTTTCATAGTTCCATCACTAAATTCTAAACAAGACACTACATCATAAGCTCTTGTACAATAATTTTGACCTCTACTAAATAAATTAATTGAACCAAAAAAAATCATAGCTCCTAAAATTAAATATTTTCTCATGTTATTTCCCCCTTTAGATTATATTTTTTTGCATTTATTTATCCTACGATTAAATTATAACATTTATTTTTTAATTTCAAAATTATAATATATGTATATATATATGAATTTCAATATATTTTATATATGATTAAAAATTGTTTAATACAAAAGACTAGAACTGCCCCCATTTTTTCTAGCCTCCAAAAATCACACTCAAATTAATTCATAAAAATTCAATGAATATTTTTAATTTAATAAGTTTTTTTCTATAATTCCAAACTCTCCAACTCCCCACTCTTCACATCCCACTCTTCCATCTTCTCCATCTCTTCTTCTTCCAGCTTGTCCAACTTTTCCTGCACTTCCATTAGTTTTTCCATATTGTTTTCTTTTCCAGCCTTTTCGTATTCTGCGTTCAAATTTTCTCTCATTTCTGTGATTTTTTCCATTTCCTTTTCCAGTTTTTCAATATCCCGCTTCAATTTTGCGATTTTTCTTGACTGTTCCTTTTGCTCCTGATATGACAATTTTTGCTCTTCTTTTGTCTCAATGTCAGTTGCAGTCAGATTCGATTTATTGTTTTTCAAACTTTCCTTGTAATCTTCGTAATTTCCTTTAAATTTCGTAAGACCATTTTCATCAAGATAGTAAATTGTATTACAAACCGTGTCTAAAAAGTGACGATTATGCGATACGACAAGCATTGTTCCGTCAAAATCTTCCAATGCATCTTCCAAAACTTCAATTGAGTAAATATCCAGATGGTTTGTCGGCTCATCTAAAATTAAAAAATTTGCTCTTTGCATATACAATTTTAAGAATGAAACTCTAACTTTTTCTCCACCGCTCAATTTTTCTACTTTTTTCAAAACATCGTCGCCTGAAAACAAGAAAGCTCCCGCAAGTGTTCGTAAATATTCTTCCGTTAAATTTAAAGAATTATTAATTTCCTGCAAAATATTGTTTGCTGGAGTCAAATCCATGTGATTTTGGTCATAATAGCCGACTTTTACACGAGAACCGTACTCAACTGTTCCTGAATCCTGCTTCAATTTATTTACCAAAATTTTTAGCAAAGTCGATTTTCCAATCCCATTTTTTCCAATAATTCCAACTCTTTCCCCACGGAATAGATGAAAACTCACATTATTCAACACTTTTTTGTCATCAAAACTTTTTGAAATTCCATTCACTTTTAAAACATTGTCCCCAGTAATCGTGTCTGTTTCAAATTTCAATTTCATTCTTTGTGGATTAAAAACAGGGTCATCCATTCGCTCGATTCTATCTAGAATTTTTTGTCGACCTTTTGCCTGTCTAGCCTTTATTCCAGCACGGAATCTGTCAATGTATTCTTCCATTTTCTTAATTTTTTCCTGCTCTTTTTCGTAACGCTTCATTTCCCCTTTCAAAATCATCTCTTTTTGAATGATAAACGCAGAAAAATTTCCATCGTATTTATGCAATTTCTTATTCTCGATTTCAAAAATTTTGTTACAAACATTATCCAAGAAAATTCTATCGTGTGAAACAAGCAAAAACGCCTTCGCATACCGTTTCAAGTAATCTTCTAGCCACTCAATCGAAACCAGATCCAAATGGTTTGTCGGCTCATCTAAAATTAGTAAATCTGGCTCAGACAACAACAATTTTGCAAGTGAAACTCTAGTTTGCTCTCCACCACTCAAATCTTTTAGCACCAAATTGTAATATTCCTCAGTCAGCTCTAGCCCTGTCAAAATCTGCTTTATCTTATACTCAATATCATATCCGCCCTTCGCCTCATAAAGCGACGACAACTCCGCAGACTTATTAATCAATTTTTCCAGCTCATCATTTTCAGCCGTTCCCAAAAGCAAATTAACCTTCTGAAGTTCGTGCCAAATTTCCCTCTCTTCTGCAAAAACCGACATCATCTCTTCATAAATCGTATTTTTTTCATCCGAAAATTCATGATTTTGCGACAAATATCCAATTTTCATAGAAGGACTTTTCACAATATTCCCAACTTCATTCAAATTATCTTCTGCTCCGTCAATCCGCTCTCTATCAAGTAACATCCGAATAATTGTCGACTTCCCAGCTCCATTCACCCCAACAAGCCCAATCTTATCCTTCTCCTCAATCGTAAAATTAATATCCTTCAATATATATTCCCCAGCAAACTGCTTATACACCCTATTAAATTGCACTAAACTCATCAAATTTCCTTCCTTTTCTCTATATTTTATTAAATTATTTTTTTATATTTTATATTTTAATTTTATTCGTTAAATTATATCATTTTTGATATTTGTTTACAATGTTTGAGAAATTTTCAAAATATTTAAGTTTGACAAAAATATTAAACTGTGATATTATAATACCTATAAATTTTTAAAAAAGAAGGTGATTTTATGAACAAAAAGAAAATTAACACTATTGTTGGTTCAATTGGAGCATTTATTGGAGTTTTTGTGTTTATAACCTATATTCCTCAAATTATTGCTAATTTAGGAGGAGAAAAAGCTCAACCTTGGCAGCCTCTTACGGCTTCGATTTCTTGTCTAATTTGGGTTATTTACGGATGGACTAAAGAACCTAAAAAAGATTTTATTCTTATCGTTCCAAATTTAGCTGGTGTAATATTAGGATTTTTAACTTTTATTACAGCTTTATAAATTTTTATTTATAAAAAATGAAATTTACTATTAAATATTTTTATTATACTTTTATTTAAAAACAAAAAGAGGTTTTATGCCTCTTTTTTTATTTTATCAGAAATTTTTATTTATTTTTTCTAGTATATAAGCAAAAAATATGTTATTTCGAAAAGTTTTTCTAGTATAAGTTGAAAAACTTTTTAATTTAGGATATAATTTCTTGTATATATTAATATAGGTGGTGATAAAATGATAAAAAGAGAGCAATATTTAAAAGAAATTAGAAAATTTATGGATAAGCCGATAATAAAAGTTATTACTGGTATGCGTAGAAGTGGGAAATCTATGATTTTAAAATTAATATCTAAAGAACTTGAAGAAAAGGGAATTAATAAAGAGAATATTATTTTTATTAATTTTGAGTCTTTAATGTTCGCCGAATTTTCAAATTTTCAAAAATTATATAGTTATATTATTGAAAAATCAAAAAATTTAGCTGGTAAAATTTATATTTTACTCGATGAAATTCAAGAAGTTGCTTCTTGGGAAAAAATGATAAATTCATTGCTAGTTGACTTAGATTGTGATATTTATATCACTGGTTCGAATGCTAATTTATTATCTTCGGAATTGGCTACCTACATTGCAGGAAGATATGTTGAAATAAAGGTTTTTCCTTTATCTTTTAAAGAATTTATAGATTTTTCCAAAATTCAAAATCCAGAAAAAATTTACAGCAATGAAGAATATTTTGAAAAATATTTGCAATTTGGAGGTTTACCTGCCATCCACAATTTCAATCAAGATAAAACTTCAATTTATCAGTATTTGACTGATATTTATAATTCTGTCTTGCTAAAAGATGTTGTTGCGAGAAATAATATAAGGGATATTGAACTTTTAGAACGAATAATTTTATACATTTTTGACAATATTGGAAATATTTTTTCTGCAAAAAAAATTTCAGATTTTTTAAAAAGTCAAGGTAGAAAGTTAAGCGTTGAAACCGTTTACAATTATTTAAAAGCACTTGAGAATGCGTATATAATTTCAAAAGTTCAAAGATATGACATAAAAGGAAAATCCATTTTAGAAACACAAGAAAAATTTTATCTTCTTGACTTAGGTTTAAAACATTCTCAATTAGGATACAAAGCAAACGACATCGCTGGTCATCTTGAAAACATCATCTATTTAGAACTATTAAGAAGAAAATACAATGTAAATATTGGAAAATTAAAAACAAAAGAAATTGATTTCATCGCACAAAAAGAAGATAAAAAATTATATATTCAAGCAACTTATCTTTTAGCCTCAGAAAACACCATTGAACGAGAATTTTCTCCATTAAAAAACATTGAAGACAACTATCCAAAATATGTTCTTTCTATGGATAATTTAGGTGAATATAATATAAATGGAATTCAACGAAAACGGATTATTGATTTTTTGTTGGATTTATAATTTTGGAATTATAGTAAAAATTTTTATTTTAAAATATTTTATTTTACTGACTTTTATAATACAATGACATCACGAATACGAAAAATTTTATCCAAAAATTTTCAAAATAATATACAAAAATGAAAGAGAACTAACCGAATCAGTTCTCTTTTTTTACTATATCAAACAAAGACATAGTTTTATCCCACGATTCTCAAAACTCTATAATTTCTGACTAATAAAAACGAAATATCCTCAATCAATATTTCTGATTTAGAAACAAAAATTCCACTTCCCTTATCTATTTCCCGCAAAATCAATCTATCATTCTCAAATTTTTCAATTATCCCAAATTTCTCAAAATATGATTTTTCATACTCAAAATGTACTAATATTTTATTTTCAAAACACTTTTTCAAGATTTCCTTTATTTCCATATTTGAAATATCAGGCAAAATTTCTTCTAAAGATATATTCTCTGTTTCTATTCGATAAACTTTTTCTGTAATTTCCCAAATGTCTGATGTTTTTATTATTATAAACTTGCAATCTGCCCAGAACAAATCATTTTCATAAATTAACGTATAATTTTCATCTTGAAAAATAACATTTCCTTGAATATCATTTCTCGCTATTACAATCTTATTTTCCTGAATTTTATCATCTTTAACGACAATATTTTTAACAACATTTTTCCCTATCTCTATACTTTTCATTTCACTTTTTCTTATAAATTCTTCTGATTTCCTATCACCCTCATCACACCATTGAAAATGTAAAATTTCTTTTGATTCTTTTACTAAATATCCTTCTCTCTGATAGTCATCTTCATAAAATAATCTTAATTTAATTTTATTCTTTTTGAAATATTTAAACAATTCCTTAAAAAATTTATTTTTTTCAAGTTCAATAATTTTTCTGTCACTAGATTTTCTTTCTTCTATTTTTTCCTTCATTAATTCCAAATATTCTGTATTTTTCCCAAATTTTTTCAAATCATCTATCTTTATAAATCTAAATCCGCCATTTTTCCCATACGGACTGATTGATGTAAAAATAGCAAATTCACCATTAATTCCTACAAAATTCCCAGCATCAAATCTCCCTTTAGACAAACGCCAATATTCCAACAACTCATCTTTCCCAATTTTTTCTAAAATTTTTTTCATAAAGTTTCCTCCTTAAAAAATCATCTTCCCATAATATTAACTTTCAATTCTCCCAACAATTTTTTATCACAAAAAACAGTCGAAATCAAAAATTTTTCATAAATAAATTCCTTTCTCCCAGCAAAATTA harbors:
- a CDS encoding ATP-binding protein, giving the protein MIKREQYLKEIRKFMDKPIIKVITGMRRSGKSMILKLISKELEEKGINKENIIFINFESLMFAEFSNFQKLYSYIIEKSKNLAGKIYILLDEIQEVASWEKMINSLLVDLDCDIYITGSNANLLSSELATYIAGRYVEIKVFPLSFKEFIDFSKIQNPEKIYSNEEYFEKYLQFGGLPAIHNFNQDKTSIYQYLTDIYNSVLLKDVVARNNIRDIELLERIILYIFDNIGNIFSAKKISDFLKSQGRKLSVETVYNYLKALENAYIISKVQRYDIKGKSILETQEKFYLLDLGLKHSQLGYKANDIAGHLENIIYLELLRRKYNVNIGKLKTKEIDFIAQKEDKKLYIQATYLLASENTIEREFSPLKNIEDNYPKYVLSMDNLGEYNINGIQRKRIIDFLLDL
- a CDS encoding transposase, with protein sequence MKKILEKIGKDELLEYWRLSKGRFDAGNFVGINGEFAIFTSISPYGKNGGFRFIKIDDLKKFGKNTEYLELMKEKIEERKSSDRKIIELEKNKFFKELFKYFKKNKIKLRLFYEDDYQREGYLVKESKEILHFQWCDEGDRKSEEFIRKSEMKSIEIGKNVVKNIVVKDDKIQENKIVIARNDIQGNVIFQDENYTLIYENDLFWADCKFIIIKTSDIWEITEKVYRIETENISLEEILPDISNMEIKEILKKCFENKILVHFEYEKSYFEKFGIIEKFENDRLILREIDKGSGIFVSKSEILIEDISFLLVRNYRVLRIVG